A window of the Hordeum vulgare subsp. vulgare chromosome 5H, MorexV3_pseudomolecules_assembly, whole genome shotgun sequence genome harbors these coding sequences:
- the LOC123395351 gene encoding AAA-ATPase At3g28580-like, with product MEGAMVGWWPWFGSAVASTIFLWSMVQSHIPDTVRLNLAALAAKLTAYFNPYLQITISENSGERWKRSELFLAVEAYLSDVCARRARRLKAELGKDSKNIQVSVDDHEGVTDDFSGATLWWYASKQPPKANVISFYPGEDEKRFYRVIFHKRHHDLVIDSYLPFILGEGRTVTIKNRQRRLFTNKASGSSSPYGAKSVWSHVPFEHPATFDTLAMDPKQKEDVIDDLMAFQESKEYYAKVGKAWKRGYLLYGPPGTGKSTMIAAMANFLDYDIYDLELTAIKNNTELRKLFIETTGKSIIVIEDIDCSADLTGKRRKDKKASGDKDSNDNDKPKLPVEPEKDDETKVTLSGLLNFIDGLWSACGGERIIIFTTNYKEELDPALIRRGRMDKHIEMSYCRFESFKILAKNYLDVIEHKLFGEIQQLLEETDMSPADVAENLMPMSKKKKRDPDVCLAGLIQALKQAKEDAAAAKAMQEEEAKDAEAKKAKQKLEAEVNTAKEKEEAQVKKAKEKEEGKDKTSEEANGDSMQADKMQE from the coding sequence ATGGAGGGGGCGATGGTGGGGTGGTGGCCATGGTTTGGATCGGCGGTGGCGAGCACCATCTTCCTATGGTCCATGGTGCAGAGCCACATCCCGGACACCGTCCGCCTCAACCTCGCCGCTTTGGCCGCCAAGCTCACCGCCTACTTCAACCCGTACCTCCAGATCACCATCTCCGAGAACAGCGGCGAGCGATGGAAGCGGAGCGAGCTCTTCCTCGCCGTTGAGGCCTACCTGAGCGACGTGTGTGCTCGTCGCGCGCGTAGGCTCAAAGCCGAGCTCGGCAAGGACAGCAAGAACATCCAGGTCTCCGTCGACGACCACGAGGGGGTCACCGACGACTTCTCCGGCGCCACGCTCTGGTGGTACGCCTCCAAGCAGCCACCCAAGGCCAATGTCATCAGTTTCTACCCTGGTGAGGACGAGAAGCGCTTCTACCGAGTCATCTTCCACAAGCGACACCACGACCTCGTCATCGATTCTTACCTGCCCTTCATCCTCGGTGAGGGCCGCACCGTCACCATCAAGAACCGCCAGCGCCGCCTCTTCACCAACAAGGCCAGCGGCAGCTCGAGCCCTTACGGGGCCAAGAGCGTCTGGAGCCATGTACCGTTCGAGCACCCGGCGACCTTCGACACCCTTGCCATGGACCCCAAACAGAAGGAGGACGTCATCGACGACCTCATGGCGTTCCAGGAGAGCAAGGAGTACTACGCTAAGGTCGGCAAGGCGTGGAAGCGCGGCTACCTCCTTTACGGCCCGCCCGGCACCGGCAAGTCCACTATGATAGCCGCCATGGCCAACTTCCTCGACTACGACATCTACGACCTCGAGCTCACGGCCATCAAGAACAACACCGAGCTACGGAAGCTCTTCATCGAGACGACGGGCAAGTCCATCATCGTCATAGAGGACATCGACTGCTCCGCCGACCTCACCGGAAAACGCCGCAAGGACAAGAAGGCCTCCGGCGACAAGGACTCCAATGACAACGACAAACCCAAGCTGCCAGTGGAGCCAGAGAAGGACGATGAGACCAAGGTGACACTCTCTGGCCTACTCAACTTCATCGACGGGTTGTGGTCTGCTTGCGGCGGCGAGCGAATCATCATCTTCACCACCAACTACAAGGAGGAGCTGGACCCGGCTCTGATCCGGCGGGGCAGGATGGACAAGCACATTGAGATGTCTTACTGCCGCTTTGAGAGCTTCAAGATACTTGCCAAGAACTACCTAGATGTCATCGAGCACAAACTGTTCGGGGAGATTCAGCAGCTGCTCGAGGAGACCGACATGTCGCCCGCTGACGTGGCAGAGAACCTGATGCCCATGTCCAAGAAGAAAAAGAGGGACCCTGACGTGTGCTTGGCAGGCCTCATCCAGGCGCTCAAGCAGGCCAAAGAAGACGCAGCAGCAGCCAAGGCCATGCAAGAAGAGGAGGCCAAGGATGCTGAAGCAAAGAAAGCCAAGCAAAAACTGGAGGCTGAAGTGAATACAgccaaggagaaagaggaggctcAAGTGAAGAAAGCCAAGGAGAAAGAGGAAGGCAAAGACAAAACATCAGAGGAAGCCAATGGAGACAGCATGCAAGCTGACAAGATGCAGGAGTAG